The following proteins are encoded in a genomic region of Hippopotamus amphibius kiboko isolate mHipAmp2 chromosome 8, mHipAmp2.hap2, whole genome shotgun sequence:
- the NOP58 gene encoding nucleolar protein 58 isoform X2 codes for MEGKINKQLKKVLKKIVKEAHEPLAVADAKLGGVIKEKLNLSCIHSPLVNELMRGIRSQMDGLIPGVEPREMAAMCLGLAHSLSRYRLKFSADKVDTMIVQAISLLDDLDKELNNYIMRCREWYGWHFPELGKIISDNLTYCKCLQKVGDRKNYASAKLSELLTEEVEAEVKAAAEISMGTEVSEEDICNILHLCTQVIEISEYRTQLYEYLQNRMMAIAPNVTVMVGELVGARLIAHAGSLLNLAKHAASTVQILGAEKALFRALKSRRDTPKYGLIYHASLVGQTSPKHKGKISRMLAAKTVLAIRYDAFGEDSSSAMGVENRAKLEARLRTLEDRGIRKISGTGKALAKAEKYEHKSEVKTYDPSGDSTLPTYSKKRKIEQVDKEDEVIEKKAKKAKVKIKVEEEEVVEEVEEEVVQVVEEQETSVKKKKKKDKKKHIKEEPLSEEEPCSSTAIASPEKKKKKKKKRVNED; via the exons ATGGAGGGCAAAATCAATAAGCAGCTGAAGAAAGTTCTGAAGAAAATAGTTAAAGAAGCCCATGAACCCCTGGCTGTAGCTGATGCTAAACTAGGAGGCGTCATAAAG GAAAAGTTGAATCTCAGTTGTATCCATAGCCCTCTTGTTAACGAACTCATGAGAGGAATCCGTTCACAGATGGATGGATTAATCCCTGGGGTAGAACCGCGTGAAATGGCAGCCATGTGTCTTGGGTTGGCACACAG ctTGTCCCGATATAGGTTGAAATTTAGTGCTGATAAAGTGGACACAATGATTGTTCAGGCAATTT CCCTCTTAGATGACTTAGATAAAGAACTAAACAACTACATTATGCGTTGTAGAGAATGGTATGGCTGGCATTTCCCTGAattaggaaaaattatttcagataaTTTGACATACTGCAAGTGTTTACAGAAAGTTG GCGATAGGAAGAATTATGCCTCAGCCAAACTTTCTGAATTACTGACAGAGGAGGTTGAAGCAGAAGTGAAAGCAGCTGCAGAGATATCTATGGGAACAGAGGTTtcagaagaagatatttgcaacattCTGCATCTCTGCACTCAG GTGATTGAAATCTCTGAATATAGAACCCAGCTCTATGAGTATCTGCAAAATCGGATGATGGCCATTGCACCCAATGTTACAGTCATGGTTGGGGAATTAGTGGGAGCACGGCTTATTGCTCATGCAG GTTCTCTTTTGAATTTGGCCAAACATGCAGCTTCTACAGTTCAGATTCTTGGAGCAGAAAAGGCACTCTTCAGAGCCCTCAAGTCTAGACGAGATACCCCTAAGTATGGTCTCATTTATCATGCTTCCCTTGTAGGCCAGACAAGTCCCAAACACAAAGGAAAG ATTTCTCGGATGCTGGCTGCCAAAACTGTTTTGGCCATCCGGTATGATGCTTTTGGTGAAGATTCCAGTTCTGCGATGGGAGTTGAGAACAGAGCCAAGTTAGAGGCCAGGTTGAGAACCTTGGAAGATAGAGGG atacGGAAAATAAGTGGAACAGGAAAGGCATtagcaaaagcagaaaaatatgaacataaaAG TGAAGTGAAGACTTATGATCCTTCTGGTGACTCCACACTGCCAACCTATTCCAAAAAACGCAAAATTGAACAGGTGGACAAAGAGGATGAAGTTATTGAAAAGAAGGCCAAAAAAGCCAAGGTTAAAATTAAAG TTGAAGAAGAAGAAGTTGTAGAAGAAGTAGAAGAAGAAGTAGTGCAAGTGGTGGAAGAACAGGAGACATctgtgaagaagaagaagaaaaaggacaaaaagaaacacattaaaGAAGAACCACTTTCTGAAGAAGAACCATGTTCCAGCACAGCAATTgct AgtccagagaaaaagaagaaaaagaaaaaaaagagggttaATGAGGACTAA
- the NOP58 gene encoding nucleolar protein 58 isoform X1: MLVLFETSVGYAIFKVLNEKKLQEVDSLWKEFETPEKANKIVKLKHFEKFQDTAEALAAFTALMEGKINKQLKKVLKKIVKEAHEPLAVADAKLGGVIKEKLNLSCIHSPLVNELMRGIRSQMDGLIPGVEPREMAAMCLGLAHSLSRYRLKFSADKVDTMIVQAISLLDDLDKELNNYIMRCREWYGWHFPELGKIISDNLTYCKCLQKVGDRKNYASAKLSELLTEEVEAEVKAAAEISMGTEVSEEDICNILHLCTQVIEISEYRTQLYEYLQNRMMAIAPNVTVMVGELVGARLIAHAGSLLNLAKHAASTVQILGAEKALFRALKSRRDTPKYGLIYHASLVGQTSPKHKGKISRMLAAKTVLAIRYDAFGEDSSSAMGVENRAKLEARLRTLEDRGIRKISGTGKALAKAEKYEHKSEVKTYDPSGDSTLPTYSKKRKIEQVDKEDEVIEKKAKKAKVKIKVEEEEVVEEVEEEVVQVVEEQETSVKKKKKKDKKKHIKEEPLSEEEPCSSTAIASPEKKKKKKKKRVNED; the protein is encoded by the exons ATGTTGGTGCTGTTTGAAACGTCCGTGGGATACGCCATCTTTAAG gttTTGAATGAAAAGAAACTTCAGGAGGTTGATAGTTTGTGGAAAGAATTTGAAACtccagagaaagcaaataaaat AGTAAAGctgaaacattttgagaaatttcAGGATACAGCAGAGGCATTGGCAG CATTCACAGCTCTGATGGAGGGCAAAATCAATAAGCAGCTGAAGAAAGTTCTGAAGAAAATAGTTAAAGAAGCCCATGAACCCCTGGCTGTAGCTGATGCTAAACTAGGAGGCGTCATAAAG GAAAAGTTGAATCTCAGTTGTATCCATAGCCCTCTTGTTAACGAACTCATGAGAGGAATCCGTTCACAGATGGATGGATTAATCCCTGGGGTAGAACCGCGTGAAATGGCAGCCATGTGTCTTGGGTTGGCACACAG ctTGTCCCGATATAGGTTGAAATTTAGTGCTGATAAAGTGGACACAATGATTGTTCAGGCAATTT CCCTCTTAGATGACTTAGATAAAGAACTAAACAACTACATTATGCGTTGTAGAGAATGGTATGGCTGGCATTTCCCTGAattaggaaaaattatttcagataaTTTGACATACTGCAAGTGTTTACAGAAAGTTG GCGATAGGAAGAATTATGCCTCAGCCAAACTTTCTGAATTACTGACAGAGGAGGTTGAAGCAGAAGTGAAAGCAGCTGCAGAGATATCTATGGGAACAGAGGTTtcagaagaagatatttgcaacattCTGCATCTCTGCACTCAG GTGATTGAAATCTCTGAATATAGAACCCAGCTCTATGAGTATCTGCAAAATCGGATGATGGCCATTGCACCCAATGTTACAGTCATGGTTGGGGAATTAGTGGGAGCACGGCTTATTGCTCATGCAG GTTCTCTTTTGAATTTGGCCAAACATGCAGCTTCTACAGTTCAGATTCTTGGAGCAGAAAAGGCACTCTTCAGAGCCCTCAAGTCTAGACGAGATACCCCTAAGTATGGTCTCATTTATCATGCTTCCCTTGTAGGCCAGACAAGTCCCAAACACAAAGGAAAG ATTTCTCGGATGCTGGCTGCCAAAACTGTTTTGGCCATCCGGTATGATGCTTTTGGTGAAGATTCCAGTTCTGCGATGGGAGTTGAGAACAGAGCCAAGTTAGAGGCCAGGTTGAGAACCTTGGAAGATAGAGGG atacGGAAAATAAGTGGAACAGGAAAGGCATtagcaaaagcagaaaaatatgaacataaaAG TGAAGTGAAGACTTATGATCCTTCTGGTGACTCCACACTGCCAACCTATTCCAAAAAACGCAAAATTGAACAGGTGGACAAAGAGGATGAAGTTATTGAAAAGAAGGCCAAAAAAGCCAAGGTTAAAATTAAAG TTGAAGAAGAAGAAGTTGTAGAAGAAGTAGAAGAAGAAGTAGTGCAAGTGGTGGAAGAACAGGAGACATctgtgaagaagaagaagaaaaaggacaaaaagaaacacattaaaGAAGAACCACTTTCTGAAGAAGAACCATGTTCCAGCACAGCAATTgct AgtccagagaaaaagaagaaaaagaaaaaaaagagggttaATGAGGACTAA
- the NOP58 gene encoding nucleolar protein 58 isoform X3, which translates to MLVLFETSVGYAIFKVLNEKKLQEVDSLWKEFETPEKANKIVKLKHFEKFQDTAEALAAFTALMEGKINKQLKKVLKKIVKEAHEPLAVADAKLGGVIKEKLNLSCIHSPLVNELMRGIRSQMDGLIPGVEPREMAAMCLGLAHSLSRYRLKFSADKVDTMIVQAISLLDDLDKELNNYIMRCREWYGWHFPELGKIISDNLTYCKCLQKVGDRKNYASAKLSELLTEEVEAEVKAAAEISMGTEVSEEDICNILHLCTQVIEISEYRTQLYEYLQNRMMAIAPNVTVMVGELVGARLIAHAGSLLNLAKHAASTVQILGAEKALFRALKSRRDTPKYGLIYHASLVGQTSPKHKGKISRMLAAKTVLAIRYDAFGEDSSSAMGVENRAKLEARLRTLEDRGIRKISGTGKALAKAEKYEHKSEVKTYDPSGDSTLPTYSKKRKIEQVDKEDEVIEKKAKKAKVKIKA; encoded by the exons ATGTTGGTGCTGTTTGAAACGTCCGTGGGATACGCCATCTTTAAG gttTTGAATGAAAAGAAACTTCAGGAGGTTGATAGTTTGTGGAAAGAATTTGAAACtccagagaaagcaaataaaat AGTAAAGctgaaacattttgagaaatttcAGGATACAGCAGAGGCATTGGCAG CATTCACAGCTCTGATGGAGGGCAAAATCAATAAGCAGCTGAAGAAAGTTCTGAAGAAAATAGTTAAAGAAGCCCATGAACCCCTGGCTGTAGCTGATGCTAAACTAGGAGGCGTCATAAAG GAAAAGTTGAATCTCAGTTGTATCCATAGCCCTCTTGTTAACGAACTCATGAGAGGAATCCGTTCACAGATGGATGGATTAATCCCTGGGGTAGAACCGCGTGAAATGGCAGCCATGTGTCTTGGGTTGGCACACAG ctTGTCCCGATATAGGTTGAAATTTAGTGCTGATAAAGTGGACACAATGATTGTTCAGGCAATTT CCCTCTTAGATGACTTAGATAAAGAACTAAACAACTACATTATGCGTTGTAGAGAATGGTATGGCTGGCATTTCCCTGAattaggaaaaattatttcagataaTTTGACATACTGCAAGTGTTTACAGAAAGTTG GCGATAGGAAGAATTATGCCTCAGCCAAACTTTCTGAATTACTGACAGAGGAGGTTGAAGCAGAAGTGAAAGCAGCTGCAGAGATATCTATGGGAACAGAGGTTtcagaagaagatatttgcaacattCTGCATCTCTGCACTCAG GTGATTGAAATCTCTGAATATAGAACCCAGCTCTATGAGTATCTGCAAAATCGGATGATGGCCATTGCACCCAATGTTACAGTCATGGTTGGGGAATTAGTGGGAGCACGGCTTATTGCTCATGCAG GTTCTCTTTTGAATTTGGCCAAACATGCAGCTTCTACAGTTCAGATTCTTGGAGCAGAAAAGGCACTCTTCAGAGCCCTCAAGTCTAGACGAGATACCCCTAAGTATGGTCTCATTTATCATGCTTCCCTTGTAGGCCAGACAAGTCCCAAACACAAAGGAAAG ATTTCTCGGATGCTGGCTGCCAAAACTGTTTTGGCCATCCGGTATGATGCTTTTGGTGAAGATTCCAGTTCTGCGATGGGAGTTGAGAACAGAGCCAAGTTAGAGGCCAGGTTGAGAACCTTGGAAGATAGAGGG atacGGAAAATAAGTGGAACAGGAAAGGCATtagcaaaagcagaaaaatatgaacataaaAG TGAAGTGAAGACTTATGATCCTTCTGGTGACTCCACACTGCCAACCTATTCCAAAAAACGCAAAATTGAACAGGTGGACAAAGAGGATGAAGTTATTGAAAAGAAGGCCAAAAAAGCCAAGGTTAAAATTAAAG CTTAG